The genomic stretch CTTGTGTCCGTATCGGTGCAATGCGTTGCCACTCTCAGGCACTGACTATCAAGCTGAAACAGAATGTGCCACTGGACGAGATCGAAGAGATGATCGCGACTCACAACGACTGGGTTAAGGTTATCCCGAACGAACGTGATATCACGGCACGTGAACTTAGCCCGGCCAAAGTTACCGGTACACTGTCTGTGCCAGTTGGCCGTCTGCGTAAAATGTCGATGGGTGACGATTTCCTTAACGCGTTCACCGTTGGTGACCAGCTGTTATGGGGTGCGGCAGAACCGCTGCGTCGTACACTGCGTATCATTCTGGCTGAGAAGTAAAAACACCTCTTCCCAGGCTAGAAAATAAGCATACTTTGGAAAAAGCGCCTGCGGGCGCTTTTTTTATTGTTACCTTTTCTCAACGCTCTTTTCTTACGGCCTGCAATACCTAGCGTTAAACTAATCACGGCTTTCAATATCCTCGGCAGGGCGAAGTGGTCATCGCAGCTTACCTCAGTTAGTCATCGGGTGGCTGCACGTTTGTTGGCACTGAGCCTGCGTTGACTTTCGGCGTTAGCTCAGCTGGTACCACACGTTTATCCGGGTCAGCCAGTTCACTGCCACAATGTTTGCAGTACATGGCATCCGGATCATGGCCTGCATGGGAGCAGTTGGGACACTTGACCAGTTCACGGTGTGAGTTCATCTCCTGGTTCAGCTCTGCGGTAATAATGCCGGTTGGCACTGCGAGGATCGAATAACCGAGCAGCATGGTCAGAGCGGCGACTGCTTTTCCGAGCGGAGTTTGTGGTGCGACATCGCCATAGCCGACGGTGGTAATGGTGACTATCGCCCAGTAGATACTTTGCGGAATACTGGTAAAGCCGTTTTCCGGTCCTTCGATAACATACACCAGTGAGCCAAAAATGGTCACCAGTATCGCCACCGTACTGAAAAAGATCAGCACTTTGCGTCTTGCTCCCAACATGGATCGCATCAGAATGTTGGAGTCCTGCAGATAACGCACCAGTTTCAGAATCCGGAAAATACGCATCACACGCAATAAGCGGATTGCCCCCATAAAGGTGGCGGAGGGAAACAGCAGGCTGAAATAAGTCGGCAGGATAGACAGCAGGTCGATGACGCCGTAAAAACTTTTCGCGTAGGCTTTGGGCTGAGGGGAACAATAGAGTCTGAGCAGATATTCGATGGTGAATAATGCTGTGAAGACGTATTCGATGATTCGGATTTCCTGCTTCCAGACGGCGGCTACCTCGGGGATGGAGTCGAGTATCAGCGCCAGAATGGATGTCAGGATCGCAATAATCAATGCGATGTCAAAAATACGCCCGCCGCGGGTGTGAGTTCCGAAGATAACGACGTAAAGCTGATGTTTAAAAGTATTGTCCGTCATGATATTGCAACCTGTGTCACTCGTTGCAATATCATAACGTTATGTCGGGCGTTAGGCTAATCCGGTAACAGCTTACGCCAGTCCCGGAAACAGGCTGCGTAATCCGTTCGCGATAAATTCAATCCCCAATGCGCCCAGAATCAGGCCCATGATACGGGTGATGACGTTGATCCCGGTCTGACCCAGTAAGCGCACGATATAAGGTGCGGAGCGGAACAGAACCCATGATGCCACGCAGAACAAAATAATCGTAACGACGATGCCTAAGGTATCCATCATCGCCGGATAGCGCGAACCATACACAATCGTCGAACTGATCGCGCCCGGGCCTGCCATCAGCGGCATCGCCAGAGGAACCACACCTATCTGCTCACGGCTGATGTATTCGGTCTTTTCCTGCTTATTCTGCTTATCTTCCCCCAGTTTACCGCTCATCATCGAAAACGCGATGCTGAGCAGCAGTAAGCCGCCTGCCACGCGGAAAGAGTCGAGGGAAATGCTGAACATATCCAGCAACATCTGACCACCGAGTAATGCAATGATCAAAATGACCGCAACGGCTGTGTTAGCGGTGGCTGCGGTTTTGTTCTTCTCTTCCGGTGTCATGTGGCCGGTCAGCGAGACAAACACAGGCATGATACCGACCGGGTTAACGGCGGCCACAAGGCCAAGGAAAAACTGCAGAAAAATAGCGAACTCAAATTGCATTAAGGATTCTCTTGAAATCACAGGGTTGACATAAAAAGCAGGCTTAATGTAGTGCAAAGCCTGTTAAAGCACGAATGAAAAAAAGTATCGCTGCAGGCCTCTGATGATTAAGAAAAACTAATCATTGGATTTGAGTGTGAACCAAACGTGCCGTTATTGTTGGTTTTGTGTGCAACTTAGGGTGAGGATGTTAACCAGAGCACGGTTTGGCGAAAATTTACGCAGTGGTGTGGAGGCGTATCGCTGAAAAGATATACTGCTTAGTGGCACATTAATCCACGGGTACATGTAATGTGGTTGTACAAAAATGAAACTTTTTTACAGGGTTATGTGGCGCTTTGAGTTTGTTTTGTCGGGATACTGAATATTTTTCTGAGTGGTGTTTGTTTTATTTGTATTTATAAATTAATAGCTTAGATTGTTTTTCTTAGGGTGAATACCTCTAGAGTGGTAATTACTTTTTCATAACTGATCTGAGTCAATATTTGTCCCACAGTGAAAGATTATACTCAGCCATGAAAGCAATTTACTAAGCCTGTCGTTAGATAAATGATTGACGAAATGGCCAAAACTTAAAGACACATGCTTAATAAAGAGTTTTTAACATTTTTATATTTTTAGGAGATTCATTATGCCTGTAACTAACTTGGCTGAACTTGATGCTCTTGTAGCACGTGTGAAAGCGGCACAAGCCGAATTTGCTACTTACACTCAGGAACAAGTAGACAAAATCTTCCGTGCAGCATCGCTGGCAGCTAACCAAGCTCGTATTCCCCTGGCGCAACAAGCGGTAGCGGAATCTGGCATGGGTATCGTTGAGGATAAAGTAATCAAGAACCACTTTGCGTCTGAGTTTATCTACAACAAGTACAAAGACGAAAAGACTTGTGGTGTGCTGGAAGAAGATGACAACCTGGGCACGATGACTATCGCTGAACCGGTCGGCATTATCTGCGGTATCGTTCCAACCACTAATCCGACTTCCACTGCGATCTTTAAGTCTCTGATTTCTCTGAAGACTCGTAACGGCATCATCTTCTCGCCACACCCACGTGCCAAGAACTCTACCAACGATGCAGCGAAACTGGTTCTGGATGCAGCCGTAGCGGCTGGTGCGCCAAAAGATATCATCGGCTGGATTGATGAGCCGTCTGTCGAACTGTCTAACGCGCTGATGAAACACGAAGGTATCGCTCTGATCCTTGCGACCGGTGGTCCGGGCATGGTGAAAGCGGCGTACTCTTCAGGTAAACCAGCGATCGGTGTGGGTGCGGGTAACGTACCGGTTGTGATTGATGAAACAGCTGACATCAAACGTGCAGTAGCATCAATCCTGATGTCTAAAACATTCGACAACGGTGTCGTGTGTGCTTCTGAGCAGGCCGCTATCGTGGTTGATTCAGTGTACGATGAAGTGAAAGCACGTTTTGCTTCTCACAAAGCGTATGTACTGAGCAAAGCTGAAGCGGAAAAAGTGCGTAAAGTACTGCTGATTGACGGTGCGCTGAACGCGAAAATCGTAGGTCAGCCTGCAGCGAAAATCGCGCAAATGGCGGGTGTGACTGTCCCTGCAGACACCAAAGTACTGGTCGGTGAAGGCCTGGGTAAAGTCTCTCACGATGACGAGTTTGCGCATGAGAAATTGTCTCCGACTCTGGGTCTGTTCCGTGCCGATGACTTTGAAGATGCGGTTGCACAAGCAGTAACCATGGTTGAAATCGGTGGTATCGGCCATACTTCAGGTCTTTACACTAACCAAGACGTGAACGCAGACCGTATCCGTTACTTCGGTGACAAGCTGAAAACTGCACGTATCCTGATCAACATCCCAACCACTCACGGTGGTATCGGTGACCTGTACAACTTCAACGTTGCGCCGTCTCTGACCCTGGGTTGCGGTTCTTGGGGGGGGAACTCTATCTCTGAGAACGTAGGTCCTAAGCACCTGATCAACAAGAAAACTGTAGCGAAGCGAGCTGAAAACATGTTGTGGCATAAACTACCTAAGTCAATCTACTTCCGTCGCGGTAGTCTTCCAATCGCATTGAGCGACCTGGAAGGTAAAAAACGTGCGTTCCTGGTAACTGACCGCTTCCTGTTCAACAACGGTTATGCTGATGATGTGGTACAACTGCTGAAAGCTCAGGGTATGGAAGTACAGACTTTCTTTGATGTAGAAGCCGATCCAACTCTGTCTGTGGTTAAGAAAGGTGCTGAAGCGATGAGCAGCTTCCAGCCAGACGTTATCCTGGCGCTCGGCGGTGGTTCTCCAATGGACGCAGCGAAAATCATGTGGGTAATGTACGAGCACCCAGAGACTCACTTCGAAGAACTGGCAATGCGTTTTATGGATATCCGTAAACGTATTTACAAGTTCCCTAAAATGGGCCAGAAAGCTGAGCTGGTATGTATCACTACCACTTCAGGTACCGGTTCAGAAGTGACTCCGTTTGCCGTAGTTACTGACGACAAAACTGGTGCGAAATACCCACTGGCGGACTACGAACTGACTCCAAACATGGCTATCGTGGATGCTAACCTGGTGATGAACATGCCTAAGTCTCTGACTGCCTTCGGTGGTTACGACGCGGTGACTCACGCTCTGGAAGCCTATGTTTCTGTACTGGCGAACGAATACTCTGACGGTCAGGCTCTGCAAGCGCTGAAAATGCTGAAAGAATACCTGCCATCAAGCTACGCAAACGGTTCTAAAGACCCGATTGCCCGTGAAAAAGTACACAACGCAGCGACTATCGCAGGTGTCGCGTTTGCTAACGCATTCCTGGGTGTATGTCACTCAATGGCACACAAAATCGGCGCTGAGTTCCACCTGCCACACGGGCTGGCGAACGCACTGCTGATTTCTAACGTGGTACGTTACAACGCGAACGATAACCCGACTAAACAGACTGCATTCTCTCAATACGACCGTCCACAAGCACGCCGTCGGTACGCTGAAGTGGCAGACCACCTGGGTCTGAGCCAGGCTGGCGACCGCACTGCGCAGAAGATTGAACGTCTGCTGGCATGGTTGGATGAGCTGAAAGTGAATCTGGATATCCCAATGTCGATTCAGGCTGCAGGTGTCAATGAAGCTGACTTCCTGGCGAAACTGGATGAGCTTGCGGTTGAAGCTTTCGATGACCAATGTACTGGTGCGAACCCACGTTATCCTCTGATTTCAGAGCTGAAAGAAGTGCTGTCAGCTTCTTACTACGGTAAAGCGTTCGTTGAAGGTGAAACTTTCGAAGGTACAACCGTTATCAAGAAGAAAGCGGATCAGGAAGCTGCCAAAGTCGCCGCTCCAGCCGCAGCGCCTAAAGCGAAAAAAGACAAAGCTGAAGCGTAATGAGATAAGTTTTCGCTAGCACGAAAACCTAGCCATAAAAAAACCCGCCATCCGGCGGGTTTTTTTTATGGTCAGCCCCAAACCACCGCCCTGGCAGCCGGTAAGGCCTTGCCTGTGCCTTGGGACAGACTGATTAAGGGCATGAGTTGTGGCTGGCCGCTGTTATTACTGTATCTGGCCGGATTTAGGTTGCCGATAAACCACAGTTTGCATAGCATAGCGCTTTCGCTCTTTATCGGATCATCGCCCATGACATGGATTTTCTTTACTTTTCTCGCTGCTTTCATGCAATCCTGGCGTAATGCCTTTCAAAGCCATCTTTCCGGCGATGTGAAAACGGCCGGTGTGACCCTGGCCCGTTTTCTGTGGGCAAGCCCGATCGCTGCGCTCTATCTGCTCGGACTGTATCAATACCAACCCGAGGCAGCACTGCCAATTTTTAATCTCAGCTTTACCAGTTTTGTGGTCGGAGCCTCCGTGATGCAAATCATTGCTACGGCTTTGATGGTGAAATTGTTTAAATTCAATAATTATGCGGTGGGTGCCGGACTCGCCAAAAGTGAAGCCTTGGTCGCCGCTATTCTAGGGATGATTTTCTTTGGCACTCACCTGAGTCTGCTCGGATGGAGCGGGGTAGTGATAGGTGGTGTCGGAGTGTTCATGATGAGCACACAGGGCGGCTGGCGTCAGTTGTCGGTACCGACGGTTTTACTTGGCCTCGGCAGCGGCAGTGCTTTTGCGTTAACATCATTATGGATTCGTGAAGCCAGTCTTGCGCTCGGGTTGCCTTTTCCATATAGCGCCGCTTGGGTGTTGCTGTCGGTCATCTCGCTCCAGACTCTGATGCTGGTGGCGTATCTGCTGGTGAGCGATCCGGCCACGCTCAAAGCACTATGGCTGCGCCCCAAGATTGTGGTGGCGACCAGTGTGTGCAGCTGTATCGGTTCGCTCGGATGGTTCAGTGCGATGTCGCTGGAGGCGGTACCGTATGTGAAAACGTTGGGTCAGGTGGAGATCTTTTTCACCATGCTGATCTCTGTATTCTGGTTGCGACAGAAAGTGCGAATTAAAGACGGGCTGGGACTGATTTTAGTTGCCCTGGCGGCAGTATTAGTGATGTGGACCTGACCCGGTTGTATTAATCAGGCAGCCCGATCGGATACCCGATTGCGGATAATAAAAAGCCTCTCAATCGAGAGGCTTTTTGCTGTTTCAATCACAAGCCGTTGATTAACCGGCCAGTGAGTCAGTGGCCACTTTATAGATTGGGTCTTCTTTGACGTTAATCTCGACCAGGCTGCCAGCTTTGTGCAGCAGGGCACGACAATCTTCACTCAGGTGACGCAGATGCAGGGTTTTACCGACCGAGGCGTAACGCTCGGCGATAGTCTCAATCGCTTCAATCGCTGAATGGTCGGCAACGCGTGACTGGGCGAAATCAACAATCACATCTTGCGGGTCGTTCTGCGCATCAAACAGCTCGAGGAAATTAGCCGCAGAGCCAAAGAACACCGGGCCGTTGATCAGGTAAATTTTTGAACCTTCGTCATTGATTTGGGTGCTGGCATAAATGTGTTTTGCGTGTTCCCAGGC from Vibrio ostreae encodes the following:
- a CDS encoding ion transporter, which encodes MTDNTFKHQLYVVIFGTHTRGGRIFDIALIIAILTSILALILDSIPEVAAVWKQEIRIIEYVFTALFTIEYLLRLYCSPQPKAYAKSFYGVIDLLSILPTYFSLLFPSATFMGAIRLLRVMRIFRILKLVRYLQDSNILMRSMLGARRKVLIFFSTVAILVTIFGSLVYVIEGPENGFTSIPQSIYWAIVTITTVGYGDVAPQTPLGKAVAALTMLLGYSILAVPTGIITAELNQEMNSHRELVKCPNCSHAGHDPDAMYCKHCGSELADPDKRVVPAELTPKVNAGSVPTNVQPPDD
- a CDS encoding YchE family NAAT transporter → MQFEFAIFLQFFLGLVAAVNPVGIMPVFVSLTGHMTPEEKNKTAATANTAVAVILIIALLGGQMLLDMFSISLDSFRVAGGLLLLSIAFSMMSGKLGEDKQNKQEKTEYISREQIGVVPLAMPLMAGPGAISSTIVYGSRYPAMMDTLGIVVTIILFCVASWVLFRSAPYIVRLLGQTGINVITRIMGLILGALGIEFIANGLRSLFPGLA
- the adhE gene encoding bifunctional acetaldehyde-CoA/alcohol dehydrogenase — protein: MPVTNLAELDALVARVKAAQAEFATYTQEQVDKIFRAASLAANQARIPLAQQAVAESGMGIVEDKVIKNHFASEFIYNKYKDEKTCGVLEEDDNLGTMTIAEPVGIICGIVPTTNPTSTAIFKSLISLKTRNGIIFSPHPRAKNSTNDAAKLVLDAAVAAGAPKDIIGWIDEPSVELSNALMKHEGIALILATGGPGMVKAAYSSGKPAIGVGAGNVPVVIDETADIKRAVASILMSKTFDNGVVCASEQAAIVVDSVYDEVKARFASHKAYVLSKAEAEKVRKVLLIDGALNAKIVGQPAAKIAQMAGVTVPADTKVLVGEGLGKVSHDDEFAHEKLSPTLGLFRADDFEDAVAQAVTMVEIGGIGHTSGLYTNQDVNADRIRYFGDKLKTARILINIPTTHGGIGDLYNFNVAPSLTLGCGSWGGNSISENVGPKHLINKKTVAKRAENMLWHKLPKSIYFRRGSLPIALSDLEGKKRAFLVTDRFLFNNGYADDVVQLLKAQGMEVQTFFDVEADPTLSVVKKGAEAMSSFQPDVILALGGGSPMDAAKIMWVMYEHPETHFEELAMRFMDIRKRIYKFPKMGQKAELVCITTTSGTGSEVTPFAVVTDDKTGAKYPLADYELTPNMAIVDANLVMNMPKSLTAFGGYDAVTHALEAYVSVLANEYSDGQALQALKMLKEYLPSSYANGSKDPIAREKVHNAATIAGVAFANAFLGVCHSMAHKIGAEFHLPHGLANALLISNVVRYNANDNPTKQTAFSQYDRPQARRRYAEVADHLGLSQAGDRTAQKIERLLAWLDELKVNLDIPMSIQAAGVNEADFLAKLDELAVEAFDDQCTGANPRYPLISELKEVLSASYYGKAFVEGETFEGTTVIKKKADQEAAKVAAPAAAPKAKKDKAEA
- a CDS encoding DMT family transporter; the encoded protein is MTWIFFTFLAAFMQSWRNAFQSHLSGDVKTAGVTLARFLWASPIAALYLLGLYQYQPEAALPIFNLSFTSFVVGASVMQIIATALMVKLFKFNNYAVGAGLAKSEALVAAILGMIFFGTHLSLLGWSGVVIGGVGVFMMSTQGGWRQLSVPTVLLGLGSGSAFALTSLWIREASLALGLPFPYSAAWVLLSVISLQTLMLVAYLLVSDPATLKALWLRPKIVVATSVCSCIGSLGWFSAMSLEAVPYVKTLGQVEIFFTMLISVFWLRQKVRIKDGLGLILVALAAVLVMWT